Genomic DNA from Lagopus muta isolate bLagMut1 chromosome 19, bLagMut1 primary, whole genome shotgun sequence:
GCAAGAAGCTGGACTGAATTTGCAGGTTTTACAGTTCAGTGTGAAGGAAATGCAGCCTAATCTGAATTGTTTTTTTGCAAACGGTAAATCTGTCCCTTATTGCATTATTAACCAAAACAAACCCTGAACAATTTTGGCACGTTGGGAAAGGCAGGCTCAGGTGTGGAGCTGGGCCCAGGTGGGGGATGTTGAGCAATGCCACCTCCCTGCAGGTCCTGACTCGTTCCTGGGGCCTGATCTGTTGGCACAGAGCATCACTTCTGCTCCACCTGTGCTCCTAATAAGCAGTCAGGACTGCAGGGGAGAATTGTGTAAGGAGTCTGGGGCAGCACTACACCATTCCCAAAGTGTACTGTGGTGCCTTTTTGTGGGGAACATATTGTCAGAACGTAACTGCATCCTTCAAACTAGGATCCTGGAAAGCAAAGCTTCAGCTCAGGCAGTTCTTGGGGAAATGgaagaggcagagaaagcaCAGCACTTGGCAATAAGGGACTATCAATGCAGAAGGGCTTAATAGATTCTcccctgtgattttttttttaatatgacaaAAATCAACTTGTGCTGTTttgaaaactacagaaaaaaaaaccagactgaaacaaaacttttattttaaatagattttttttcctttgtttttaacaaaagaaaaacactgtttggATCATCTTTCATCTGTGATTGATGTGCATATATTcagttgctgcttttctctAGCAGTGGAGAAATCTCTATTCTTGGAAGTGCTTTTAAACCATAAACATGATCTGGAGGTAGAGAGGTAACAACAAATTATCAATTTGGGTCGTGTAAGCTTCCAAAAGAGAAACTAAGCTCACAGACACCAGAATCCAGGCATAGCTGGAGTTCAGGTTCACGCTGCTGTCAAAGATCAGAATAAGAGCCACAGCAATGATCTGAGCGAAAACTGCTGTCATTGTCCCTTCAAAGGTCTTCTTTGTGCCTGGCCATTTGATTTCCCCCATGGTACTGCCAAAAACAGAAGCCATGGTGTCTCCTACCCCTACCGCAAGCACCCCAGCGTAGGGCACCAGTGATCCTGCCCCAGACAAGGCACCTTTAGGGGCACAAGATCTGGGGAACAACCACACTGGGAGGGACATGCCAAGAAGAAGGTAAATGTGAGTCAAGATTAGAGGCCCACTGTCTCTTTCATCCAAGAAGAGAGACAGCAAATAGCGAAGAGTCTGACCAAGCGGTTTGATCCTGAAGTACCGAATGTACTCTAAGAATATGAACACTGCCAGACACAGGACTGCAGCAACATAGAGAAGCTGGCGGTCATAAATTAGTCCAGGAACGTAAGTTGCTACAacaatgaaatggaaatacttCCTGGTTATGGTTGAGGCCTGGTGTTTTTTAGATTCAGACGATCTCTTGGCATTCTGGTAGAAAACTATGCCACACGCTGAAGCAGCCAAAAAAGTCCAATATATGAGCAGGTAAACCCTCGTCTGTGTCTGAAACAAAAACTGGAGCAGCCAAAACAAAGGGTTCCTCCGGATCAGTCGATAAAGCCAAGGCATGATGACCCCTAAGCCTAGCACTGCTGTCATCATGTGGAAAAACATGGAGGAGATCCACGTACCCGAATccatgaaaatgaagagaacagtgaaaaaaagccCAAGAATAATAACTCCAATAACTGCCACCAGAAGGAAGAAGTCTATGGGTTCACCTCTGCCCTCGATTACATTCAGTGAGCGTTTAATGAGCTGATTGAGAACAAAACTTATACCTCCGAGAACTAGCAATGCTTCTCCAGGAGTAAAACATCGAGGCAGCAGGTAGAGCAAGATCATACTGAGGTAGACAAAAATTAGCAGCACTTCTA
This window encodes:
- the DOLK gene encoding dolichol kinase; the encoded protein is MLNKPVLVESLIVFSIVLCVHAVVWDRYSWCAVALAIQAFYVQFKWDRLLQQGGAVFQFRSTANSGLLPASMVIPLLGIAMKERCKAAGIVYFERFGIVVASTGMLVALFLSVIAVGITKPVPTNTCILTGVAGSIIIYTMKHSLTVSEVIEVLEVLLIFVYLSMILLYLLPRCFTPGEALLVLGGISFVLNQLIKRSLNVIEGRGEPIDFFLLVAVIGVIILGLFFTVLFIFMDSGTWISSMFFHMMTAVLGLGVIMPWLYRLIRRNPLFWLLQFLFQTQTRVYLLIYWTFLAASACGIVFYQNAKRSSESKKHQASTITRKYFHFIVVATYVPGLIYDRQLLYVAAVLCLAVFIFLEYIRYFRIKPLGQTLRYLLSLFLDERDSGPLILTHIYLLLGMSLPVWLFPRSCAPKGALSGAGSLVPYAGVLAVGVGDTMASVFGSTMGEIKWPGTKKTFEGTMTAVFAQIIAVALILIFDSSVNLNSSYAWILVSVSLVSLLEAYTTQIDNLLLPLYLQIMFMV